The following proteins are co-located in the Phyllostomus discolor isolate MPI-MPIP mPhyDis1 chromosome 1, mPhyDis1.pri.v3, whole genome shotgun sequence genome:
- the ERH gene encoding enhancer of rudimentary homolog: MSHTILLVQPTKRPEGRTYADYESVNECMEGVCKMYEEHLKRMNPNSPSITYDISQLFDFIDDLADLSCLVYRADTQTYQPYNKDWIKEKIYVLLRRQAQQAGK, encoded by the exons TCTCACACCATTTTACTGGTACAGCCTACCAAGAGGCCAGAAGGCAGAACTTATGCTGACTatgaatcagtgaatgaatgcatggaaG GTGTTTGTAAAATGTATGAAGAACATCTGAAGAGAATGAATCCCAACAGCCCCTCTATCACATATGATATCAGCCAGTTGTTTGACTTTATTGATGACCTGGCAGACCTCAGCTGTCTCGT TTACCGAGCTGATACCCAGACATACCAGCCCTATAACAAAGACTGGATTAAAGAGAAGATCTATGTGCTCCTTCGTCGGCAGGCCCAACAGGCCGGGAAATAG